The Daucus carota subsp. sativus chromosome 9, DH1 v3.0, whole genome shotgun sequence genome window below encodes:
- the LOC108203137 gene encoding polyprenol reductase 2, translating to MIDVDELMEMGLLSGLLRVAWTAGIFPILIALMPSSRLDSVREIISGFAKRGKIMQSSTTRLTVPQKYFCHFYVVGVLWTTLLLVANWWYAYKMTPYMSETMLYASVISYLTGSSDTSSFEFHSESTNQKNKVLQSVFLLLLMEAHVLRRLYETMYIFKYSPSARMHIFGYLTGLYFYTAAPLSLCCTSAPDVFKFVINWIEEFTFRGENQMTINKFNEWEIIVPLVRQRWYTWIGAGLFSWGWIHQRRCHAILGMLRKNKTQAEAYVIPGGDWFNQVSSPHYLAEIVIYGGLLVASGCAEPTIWLLFSFVVANLLLAAVETHRWYLCKFENYPSHRRAIIPFVY from the exons ATGATTGATGTGGATGAGTTGATGGAGATGGGGCTGCTCTCTGGGCTGCTGAGAGTGGCCTGGACTGCTGGAATTTTCCCAATCCTCATTGCCTTGATGCCCTCGTCTCGACTCGACTCAGTTCGTGAAATTATATCCGGGTTTGCTAAGAGAGGGAAAATTATGCAATCTTCTACCACT AGACTCACTGTTCCACAGAAATACTTCTGTCACTTCTATGTCGTTGGTGTCCTGTGGACAACACTTCTGCTCGTGGCCAACTGGTGGTATGCATATAAAATGACACCATATATGTCGGAGACAATGTTATATGCTTCTGTGATTAGTTATTTGACGGGAAGCTCGGACACATCCTCTTTTGAGTTTCATTCAGAGTCAACAAACCAGAAAAATAAGGTCTTGCAATCTGTGTTTCTTCTATTGCTAATGGAAGCTCATGTCCTTCGACGGTTATATGAGACTATGTACATTTTTAAGTATAGTCCATCAGCTCGAATGCACATATTTGGTTATCTGACTGGCCTATA CTTTTATACAGCTGCTCCTCTGTCCCTCTGCTGTACTTCTGCACCTGACGTATTCAAATTTGTGATAAACTGGATCGAGGAGTTCACTTTCAGAGGAGAGAATCAGATGACAATCAACAAATTTAATGAATGGGAAATTATAGTTCCTCTTGTTAGACAGAGATGGTATACATGGATAGGTGCAGGTCTCTTTTCTTGGGGCTGGATTCACCAACGAAGATGTCATGCAATCCTT GGCATGTTGCGAAAAAACAAAACTCAAGCTGAAGCCTATGTAATTCCTGGAGGTGATTGGTTTAATCAAGTGTCATCTCCTCACTATCTGGCAGAAATT GTTATATATGGTGGTCTTCTGGTTGCTAGTGGATGTGCAGAACCCACAATCTGGTTACTTTTTTCATTTGTG GTTGCAAATCTTTTACTTGCAGCGGTGGAAACACACAGATGGTATCTTTGCAAATTTGAGAATTATCCCAGCCACCGTCGGGCTATCATACCATTTGTTTACTAA